The following proteins are encoded in a genomic region of Natrinema sp. DC36:
- a CDS encoding DUF4147 domain-containing protein, producing the protein MIADRDRLASTAARDVALECLEVGIEAGHPRTVVRDAVSLEGETLRIADATYDLSEYEEIVVLGGGNAAAHVAVALETILSDRIDGGVVVTDDPVETERVAVREGDHPVPSERGVDGTRDVLEAADAATESTLVLAAITGGGSALMPAPAGDVSLEALRTTTDALLASGADIGEINAVRKHLSALKGGRLARRAAPATVASLVLSDVVGNDLSVIASGPVAPDESTFDEALRVLERYGIDAPDAVAKHLERGAAGERAETPGPDDPVFDSVSNHVVADGMTVLEAARDAAVERGYEPLVLSSRVRGEARDAATTHVAIAEEVRVTGTPVSPPAVLISGGETTVTVRGDGTGGPNQEFATSAALELEGGGGDEGGSRDGDDGSDEAGSSGGITVAAVDTDGIDGATDAAGALVDGTTVDDVDIARESLAENDVYPYLEARESLVFTGPTGTNLNDLRVLVVVE; encoded by the coding sequence GTGATCGCTGATCGTGATCGCCTCGCGTCGACCGCGGCTCGCGACGTCGCACTCGAGTGTCTCGAGGTCGGGATCGAAGCCGGCCATCCGCGAACGGTCGTCCGCGACGCCGTCTCGCTCGAGGGGGAGACCCTCCGTATCGCGGACGCGACGTACGACCTCAGCGAGTACGAGGAAATCGTCGTCCTCGGCGGCGGCAACGCCGCGGCACACGTCGCCGTCGCGCTCGAGACGATCCTGAGCGATCGGATCGACGGCGGTGTCGTCGTCACGGACGACCCGGTGGAAACCGAGCGCGTCGCGGTTCGCGAAGGTGACCATCCCGTCCCGAGCGAGCGCGGCGTCGACGGGACGCGGGACGTGCTCGAGGCGGCCGACGCGGCGACCGAATCGACCCTCGTGCTGGCGGCGATCACCGGCGGCGGCAGCGCGCTCATGCCCGCACCGGCCGGAGACGTCTCGCTCGAGGCCCTCCGGACGACGACCGACGCCCTGCTCGCGAGCGGGGCCGACATCGGCGAGATCAACGCGGTCCGCAAGCACCTCTCGGCGCTGAAGGGAGGCCGACTGGCTCGTCGCGCCGCGCCCGCGACGGTCGCCTCGTTAGTCCTGAGCGACGTCGTCGGGAACGACCTGAGCGTCATCGCGAGCGGTCCCGTCGCGCCCGACGAGTCGACGTTCGACGAGGCGCTCAGAGTGCTCGAGCGCTACGGGATCGACGCGCCCGACGCCGTCGCAAAGCACCTCGAGCGCGGCGCGGCCGGCGAGAGAGCCGAAACACCGGGTCCCGACGACCCAGTCTTCGACTCCGTCTCGAACCACGTCGTCGCCGACGGAATGACGGTGCTCGAAGCGGCCCGGGACGCGGCGGTCGAACGGGGGTACGAACCGCTCGTGCTCTCCTCGCGCGTTCGCGGCGAGGCCCGCGACGCGGCGACGACCCACGTCGCGATCGCGGAGGAAGTACGGGTCACCGGCACCCCCGTCTCACCGCCGGCCGTACTCATCTCCGGCGGGGAGACAACGGTGACGGTCCGAGGTGACGGGACCGGCGGGCCGAACCAGGAGTTCGCGACGAGCGCGGCGCTCGAACTCGAGGGCGGAGGCGGAGACGAGGGTGGAAGTAGAGACGGGGACGACGGCAGCGACGAAGCCGGAAGCAGCGGCGGGATTACGGTCGCCGCGGTCGACACCGACGGGATCGACGGCGCGACCGACGCGGCCGGCGCACTCGTCGACGGGACGACCGTCGATGATGTCGATATCGCACGCGAGTCCCTCGCCGAAAACGACGTCTACCCGTATCTCGAGGCGCGCGAATCGCTCGTGTTCACGGGGCCGACCGGAACGAACCTGAACGATCTGCGGGTGCTGGTCGTCGTCGAATAG
- a CDS encoding amidohydrolase family protein: MLELEHGFRVVDVATRLPAADGSKGSRSRTITADRLEREMHQAGITGSVVYPPSRPETSYVAPNNGVARRSVDRPFVAFARINGSQTPGRNATGRLRNAVSRREDRHTSPSDVEKYAYDDRFHGFVLDPAIDDYPDDDILAALEDVNLPVIVRGGVDAPPETLAETILERSFPVVVGRFGGHPLNRSLMGEMIDLLDEYDDCYLETSFVRYREQLERALREHPDRVFFGSGAPACHPNVAVMEILTLDVSEDLLRRTFSKNACRVIDALTVDAEPWK, translated from the coding sequence ATGCTGGAGCTGGAACACGGGTTTCGCGTCGTCGACGTCGCGACGCGGCTGCCGGCGGCCGACGGCAGCAAGGGGTCCCGGAGCCGAACGATCACGGCCGATCGACTCGAGCGGGAGATGCACCAGGCGGGGATCACCGGATCGGTCGTCTACCCCCCGTCGCGGCCGGAGACGAGCTACGTCGCGCCGAACAACGGCGTCGCCAGACGCAGCGTCGATCGGCCGTTCGTTGCCTTCGCCCGAATCAACGGCTCCCAGACGCCGGGTCGGAACGCGACCGGTCGACTACGCAACGCCGTCAGTCGCCGCGAGGATCGTCACACGTCACCGAGTGACGTCGAGAAGTACGCGTACGACGACCGCTTTCACGGGTTCGTCCTCGATCCCGCTATCGACGACTATCCCGACGACGACATCCTCGCGGCACTCGAGGACGTTAACCTGCCGGTGATCGTCCGCGGCGGCGTCGACGCGCCCCCCGAAACGCTCGCCGAGACCATCCTCGAGCGCTCGTTTCCCGTCGTCGTCGGCCGCTTCGGCGGCCACCCCCTGAACCGCTCGCTGATGGGCGAGATGATCGACCTGCTCGACGAGTACGACGACTGCTACCTCGAGACGAGTTTCGTCCGGTATCGCGAGCAACTCGAGCGCGCGCTCCGCGAGCATCCCGACCGGGTGTTCTTCGGGAGCGGCGCGCCCGCCTGCCATCCCAACGTCGCGGTCATGGAGATCCTTACCCTCGACGTCTCGGAGGATCTGCTGCGGCGCACGTTCTCGAAGAACGCCTGCCGCGTGATCGACGCGCTCACGGTGGACGCGGAACCCTGGAAGTGA
- the thsA gene encoding thermosome subunit alpha, which yields MFIMSEDSQRTQGRDAQSSNIMAGKAVAESVRTTLGPRGMDKMLVDSGGDVVITNDGATILNEMDIEHPAAQMIVEVADSQEEEVGDGTTTAAVLAGNLLGEAEDLIEQDVHATTIVEGYHEASEIALEAIAEQVNEADVDDEILQQVAESCMTGKGTGGLTAESLAETVVEAIRHVDTDEGVARDNITVHTQVGASSNATELVPGIVVDEEPVHDGMPTEIEDASIAILDVELGVRTGDVDAEYAIDSIDQLNAAIDAEEGELEGYAQTVAESGADVVFTTEDVNDRVANSLANEGILVFEGLGDSDARQVASATGARRVGALEDLEESDFGSADRIHTESFGDDDLAFVEGGAAAETVTVFVRGGTEHIVDELERAIGDALDVVATALESGEVVPGAGATEIAIADKIREEAAGIEGRKQLAVTAFADAVDIVPRTLAANTGRDPIDVLVDLRAAHESEGRAGLITSGDEVTIGDPFEYGVIDPADVKREAVESATEAATMIARIDDVIAAE from the coding sequence ATGTTCATTATGAGCGAGGATAGTCAGCGAACGCAGGGTCGGGACGCGCAGTCGTCCAACATCATGGCCGGCAAGGCCGTGGCCGAGTCGGTACGGACCACACTCGGACCCCGCGGCATGGACAAGATGCTCGTCGATTCCGGCGGGGACGTCGTCATCACCAACGACGGCGCGACCATTCTCAACGAGATGGACATCGAGCACCCCGCGGCCCAGATGATCGTCGAGGTCGCCGACTCCCAGGAGGAGGAAGTCGGTGACGGGACGACGACCGCCGCGGTGCTCGCTGGCAACCTGCTCGGCGAAGCCGAGGACCTCATCGAGCAGGACGTCCACGCGACGACCATCGTCGAGGGCTACCACGAAGCCAGCGAGATCGCCCTCGAGGCGATCGCCGAGCAGGTCAACGAGGCCGACGTCGACGACGAAATCCTCCAGCAGGTCGCCGAATCGTGCATGACCGGCAAGGGAACCGGCGGTCTCACGGCTGAATCGCTGGCCGAGACGGTCGTCGAAGCGATCCGTCACGTGGACACCGACGAGGGCGTCGCACGCGACAACATCACCGTCCACACGCAGGTCGGTGCCTCCTCGAACGCGACCGAACTCGTCCCCGGCATCGTCGTCGACGAGGAACCGGTCCACGACGGGATGCCCACCGAGATCGAGGACGCGTCGATCGCGATTCTGGACGTCGAACTTGGCGTCCGCACGGGCGACGTCGACGCCGAGTATGCCATCGACTCGATCGACCAGCTCAACGCCGCCATCGACGCCGAGGAAGGCGAACTCGAGGGCTACGCCCAGACCGTCGCCGAGAGCGGGGCGGACGTCGTCTTCACCACCGAGGACGTCAACGACCGCGTCGCCAACTCCCTCGCCAACGAGGGCATCCTCGTCTTCGAGGGTCTCGGCGACAGCGACGCCCGACAGGTCGCCTCAGCGACCGGCGCTCGCCGCGTCGGCGCGCTCGAGGACCTCGAGGAGTCCGACTTCGGCTCCGCCGACCGGATCCACACAGAGAGCTTCGGCGACGACGATCTCGCGTTCGTCGAGGGCGGCGCGGCCGCCGAGACGGTGACCGTCTTCGTCCGCGGCGGAACCGAACACATCGTCGACGAACTCGAGCGAGCCATCGGCGACGCGCTCGATGTCGTCGCGACGGCGCTGGAATCCGGCGAAGTCGTTCCCGGCGCGGGCGCGACCGAGATCGCGATCGCGGACAAGATCCGCGAGGAAGCCGCCGGCATCGAGGGCCGCAAACAGCTCGCCGTGACGGCCTTCGCCGACGCGGTCGACATCGTCCCCCGGACGCTCGCGGCCAACACCGGCCGAGACCCCATCGACGTGCTCGTGGACCTTCGTGCCGCCCACGAGTCCGAGGGCCGAGCCGGTCTGATCACCAGCGGTGACGAAGTCACGATCGGCGATCCCTTCGAGTACGGCGTCATCGACCCCGCCGACGTCAAGCGCGAAGCCGTCGAGAGCGCGACCGAAGCCGCGACGATGATCGCCCGGATCGACGACGTCATCGCCGCCGAATAA
- a CDS encoding HalOD1 output domain-containing protein, with the protein MSGTAPRENLRPIGTTSDRTVYYDEDRGTYHTWCEDGAYEPVSTALLMTVSSVLGVEPDDLEALSECVEPDALNALFIHWRGDEPRVGDGSVSFTFSQCSVTVRSDGEIIIDPTRQQGTPAGD; encoded by the coding sequence ATGTCCGGAACTGCTCCGAGAGAGAACCTGCGGCCGATCGGGACGACGAGCGATCGGACCGTCTACTACGACGAAGATCGGGGCACCTACCACACGTGGTGTGAGGACGGCGCGTACGAGCCGGTGAGCACGGCCCTGCTCATGACCGTCTCGTCTGTCCTCGGCGTCGAACCCGACGACCTCGAGGCGCTCTCGGAGTGCGTCGAGCCGGACGCGTTGAACGCGCTGTTCATCCACTGGCGGGGCGACGAGCCCCGCGTCGGTGACGGCTCCGTCTCCTTTACGTTCTCGCAGTGTTCCGTGACCGTGCGTTCGGACGGTGAGATCATCATCGACCCGACGCGACAGCAGGGTACACCGGCGGGCGACTGA
- a CDS encoding SAM-dependent chlorinase/fluorinase, whose amino-acid sequence MITLSSDFGTPYPAAMKGVLLQQTDARLVDIAHDFPRQDVRTAAFWLREVLPYFPPATHLVVVDPGVGTDRNALVVRAGDHALVGPDNGVLLPAARRLAGEEELETALIDERELGPVEPTTPADSTADSSERASTTRSTTFHGRDLFAPAAAAVHDAETDSLGSLEWLESGTAAVDLELPAAELEGGRAIGEVLVVDGFGNVITNVPGSSLDDRDRILANGQSVPVGATFAAVPAGERLATVGSHGYVELDVNRGRGDDAFGLEPGDRVVLESAEDGSD is encoded by the coding sequence ATGATTACGCTCTCGTCGGACTTCGGCACGCCGTATCCCGCGGCGATGAAAGGAGTGCTACTGCAGCAAACGGACGCCAGACTGGTCGACATCGCCCACGATTTCCCCCGGCAGGACGTTCGAACGGCGGCCTTCTGGCTCCGAGAGGTGCTGCCCTATTTTCCGCCCGCGACCCACCTCGTGGTCGTCGATCCGGGCGTCGGCACCGACCGGAACGCGCTGGTCGTTCGCGCCGGCGACCACGCGCTCGTCGGGCCGGACAACGGCGTCTTGCTCCCCGCCGCTCGGCGACTCGCCGGCGAGGAGGAGCTCGAGACCGCGCTGATCGACGAGCGAGAGCTCGGCCCCGTCGAACCGACGACGCCGGCGGACTCGACGGCCGACTCGAGCGAACGGGCGTCGACGACCCGGAGTACCACGTTCCACGGGCGGGACCTCTTCGCTCCCGCCGCCGCCGCGGTCCACGACGCCGAGACCGACTCGCTCGGTTCGCTCGAGTGGCTCGAGTCCGGTACTGCGGCCGTCGACCTCGAGCTACCGGCGGCCGAACTCGAGGGCGGGCGAGCGATCGGCGAGGTGCTGGTCGTCGACGGGTTCGGGAACGTCATCACGAACGTTCCCGGATCGTCTCTCGACGATCGAGACCGGATCCTGGCGAACGGCCAGTCCGTCCCGGTCGGAGCGACGTTCGCGGCCGTCCCCGCCGGGGAGCGACTGGCGACCGTCGGCAGCCACGGCTACGTCGAACTCGACGTCAATCGGGGCCGCGGCGACGACGCATTCGGTCTCGAGCCCGGTGATCGGGTCGTCCTCGAGTCGGCCGAGGACGGCAGCGACTGA
- a CDS encoding nicotinamide-nucleotide adenylyltransferase, translating into MTRGFYIGRFQPFHNGHRSMVEAIADDVDELVLGIGSADDSHTVRNPFTAGERIMMITKSLVDFDLVTYAVPIEDLERNSVWVSHVQSMSPDFDVAYSNNPLVIQLFREADIEIRQSPMFNRDVLEGSEVRERMITGGDWESLVPEAVIEVVDEMDGIERIQMVSGSDSNGD; encoded by the coding sequence ATGACCCGGGGGTTCTATATCGGTCGTTTTCAGCCGTTCCACAACGGCCACCGAAGCATGGTCGAGGCGATCGCGGACGACGTCGACGAGCTCGTCCTCGGGATCGGGAGCGCCGACGACTCCCACACGGTCCGGAACCCGTTTACCGCGGGCGAGCGGATCATGATGATCACGAAGTCGCTGGTCGACTTCGATCTCGTGACCTACGCCGTTCCGATCGAGGATCTGGAACGGAACTCGGTGTGGGTGAGCCACGTCCAGAGCATGAGTCCGGACTTCGACGTGGCCTACTCGAACAACCCGCTCGTCATTCAGCTCTTTCGGGAAGCCGACATCGAGATCCGCCAGTCGCCGATGTTCAACCGCGACGTGCTCGAGGGATCCGAGGTCCGCGAGCGGATGATAACGGGCGGCGACTGGGAGTCGCTCGTCCCCGAAGCCGTTATCGAGGTCGTCGACGAGATGGACGGCATCGAGCGGATCCAGATGGTCAGCGGCTCGGACTCGAACGGCGACTGA
- the lonB gene encoding ATP-dependent protease LonB, with amino-acid sequence MSNDTNVDDPPEDAPDAAPEEDRPAEQPERQGDQSPLEEDGDRRPDVDDPIDEFEPSSDEEEGDDIETVDDLGSTVEVDPGVEVDEEIAEDDLLGGLKIDSTEDIEVPDRLVDQVIGQDEARDIIIKAAKQRRHVMMIGSPGTGKSMLAKAMSQLLPKEDLQDVLVYHNPDDGNEPKVRTVPAGKGEQIIDAHKEEARKRNQMRSILMWIIIAVVLGYAILAGGQLLLGILAAGIIWLIFRYTSRGSDAMVPNMIVNNGEQRVAPFEDATGAHAGALLGDVRHDPFQSGGMETPSHDRVEPGSIHKSNKGVLFVDEINTLDIRTQQKLMTAIQEGEFAITGQSERSSGAMVQTEPVPCDFIMVAAGNLDAMENMHPALRNRIKGYGYEVYMDDTIEDTPEMRRKYARFIAQEVERDGRLPHFTDDAVEEVILEAKRRSGRKNHLTLLFRSLGGLVRVAGDIARAEDRDFTTRDDVLQAKARSRSIEQQLADDYIERRKDYELQVNDGGVEGRVNGLAVMGEDSGIMLPVMAEIAPAQGGGQVIATGQLKEMAEESVQNVSAIIKKFSDVDLSEKDIHIQFVQAGQQGVDGDSASITVATAVISALENIPVDQSVAMTGSLSVRGDVLPVGGVTHKIEAAAKAGCTKIIIPEANKQDVMIEDEYEEMVEIIPCSNISEVLDVALMGEPKKDSLVDRLKSITGTAFDQGTVGSAGGSNPSPQ; translated from the coding sequence ATGAGTAACGATACGAACGTTGACGACCCTCCCGAAGACGCCCCCGACGCTGCTCCCGAGGAGGACCGGCCCGCGGAGCAGCCCGAGCGTCAGGGAGATCAGTCGCCGCTCGAGGAGGACGGCGACCGTCGTCCCGACGTCGACGATCCGATCGACGAGTTCGAGCCGTCGTCCGACGAGGAGGAGGGAGACGACATCGAGACCGTCGACGACCTGGGGAGTACGGTCGAGGTCGATCCCGGCGTCGAGGTCGACGAGGAGATCGCCGAGGACGACTTGCTGGGCGGTCTGAAGATCGACTCGACGGAGGACATCGAAGTCCCCGATCGACTCGTCGATCAGGTCATCGGTCAGGACGAAGCACGAGACATAATTATCAAGGCGGCGAAGCAGCGCCGCCACGTCATGATGATCGGCTCGCCGGGGACCGGCAAGTCGATGCTGGCGAAGGCGATGAGCCAACTGCTGCCCAAGGAGGATCTCCAGGACGTCTTAGTCTACCACAATCCGGACGACGGCAACGAACCGAAGGTCCGAACCGTCCCCGCGGGAAAGGGCGAACAGATCATCGACGCGCACAAGGAGGAAGCCCGCAAGCGCAACCAGATGCGCTCGATCCTGATGTGGATCATCATCGCGGTTGTCCTCGGCTACGCGATCCTGGCGGGCGGGCAGCTCCTGTTGGGTATTCTCGCGGCGGGGATCATCTGGCTGATCTTCCGCTACACCTCTCGGGGCAGCGACGCGATGGTACCGAACATGATCGTTAACAACGGCGAGCAGCGCGTCGCGCCTTTCGAGGACGCGACCGGTGCCCACGCCGGTGCACTGCTGGGCGACGTCCGCCACGACCCGTTCCAGTCCGGCGGTATGGAGACGCCGTCTCACGATCGCGTCGAACCCGGCTCGATCCACAAGTCCAACAAGGGCGTGCTGTTCGTCGACGAGATCAACACGCTCGACATCCGGACCCAGCAGAAGTTGATGACGGCGATCCAGGAAGGCGAGTTCGCGATCACGGGCCAGTCCGAGCGCTCCTCGGGCGCGATGGTCCAGACCGAACCCGTCCCCTGTGACTTCATCATGGTCGCTGCTGGCAACCTCGACGCCATGGAGAACATGCACCCCGCGCTCCGCAACCGGATCAAGGGGTACGGCTACGAGGTCTACATGGACGACACCATCGAGGACACCCCCGAGATGCGGCGCAAGTACGCCCGCTTCATCGCCCAGGAGGTCGAACGCGACGGCCGCCTCCCCCACTTCACCGACGACGCCGTCGAAGAGGTCATCCTCGAGGCGAAACGCCGCTCCGGTCGAAAGAACCACCTGACGCTGCTGTTCCGCAGCCTCGGTGGGCTGGTCCGCGTCGCGGGCGACATCGCTCGCGCCGAGGATCGCGACTTCACCACCCGCGACGACGTCCTGCAGGCGAAGGCCCGCTCGCGCTCGATCGAGCAACAGCTCGCCGACGACTACATCGAGCGCCGCAAGGACTACGAGCTGCAGGTCAACGATGGCGGCGTCGAGGGCCGCGTCAACGGCCTCGCCGTCATGGGCGAGGACTCCGGTATCATGCTCCCCGTGATGGCCGAGATCGCGCCCGCGCAGGGCGGCGGTCAGGTGATCGCGACCGGTCAGCTCAAGGAGATGGCCGAGGAGTCGGTCCAGAACGTCTCCGCGATCATCAAGAAGTTCTCCGACGTCGATCTCTCGGAGAAGGACATCCACATCCAGTTCGTCCAGGCCGGTCAACAGGGCGTCGACGGCGACTCCGCCTCGATTACGGTTGCGACGGCCGTCATCAGTGCCCTCGAGAACATCCCGGTCGACCAGTCGGTCGCGATGACCGGCTCGCTCTCCGTGCGCGGCGACGTGCTGCCGGTCGGCGGGGTCACCCACAAGATCGAGGCCGCCGCGAAGGCCGGCTGTACCAAGATCATCATCCCCGAAGCGAACAAGCAGGACGTGATGATCGAGGACGAGTACGAGGAGATGGTCGAAATCATCCCCTGTTCGAACATCAGCGAAGTCCTCGACGTCGCCCTCATGGGCGAACCGAAGAAGGACTCGCTGGTCGACCGGCTGAAGTCGATCACCGGCACGGCGTTCGATCAGGGCACCGTCGGCTCCGCCGGCGGCTCGAACCCGAGCCCACAGTAA
- a CDS encoding CPBP family intramembrane glutamic endopeptidase has product MPQWATFVGITGVVLVLLLVLSHLTQSAFTDGEPDSSDGPGASADGTTTSSHRPLESASDSGGTPAETDHDSTRNARSADAPTTVSPRPNGSTAGVPDESPNGIESDDSSAHREITAEGDERRPTERGVDPGSLSTGMVLANVAFSQGLFALVLLGATVYTAIPASALGIEFSLAYLETGLLLGTVAGIGFYLANELAAAAATRFGFDHDEALRELLSPDSIGGWLILLLGVLPIIAFFEEFLFRAALIGVPAAAGFGLSPWLLAVGSSIAFALGHGMQGSVGIVVTGLLGFVLAAVYIATGSLLVVVVAHYLINALEFVVHEGFGLEWADTLES; this is encoded by the coding sequence ATGCCGCAGTGGGCGACGTTCGTCGGCATTACGGGCGTCGTCCTCGTATTGCTGCTCGTTTTATCGCATCTCACCCAATCCGCGTTCACCGACGGCGAACCCGACTCGAGCGACGGCCCCGGAGCGTCGGCTGACGGGACGACTACCTCGAGTCACCGACCCCTCGAGTCAGCGTCTGATTCGGGCGGGACTCCGGCGGAGACGGATCACGATTCGACCCGGAACGCACGGTCCGCCGATGCTCCCACAACCGTCTCCCCACGACCGAACGGGAGCACTGCCGGCGTACCCGACGAGAGCCCCAATGGAATCGAATCCGACGACTCGAGTGCGCACCGCGAGATCACCGCCGAGGGCGACGAGCGCCGGCCGACCGAGCGCGGCGTCGATCCGGGCTCGCTGTCGACCGGAATGGTCCTTGCGAACGTCGCCTTCTCCCAGGGCCTGTTCGCGCTCGTCCTTCTCGGGGCGACGGTCTACACGGCGATTCCGGCATCGGCGCTGGGCATCGAGTTCTCCCTCGCATACCTCGAGACGGGGCTGCTCCTGGGAACGGTCGCCGGAATCGGCTTCTACCTCGCGAACGAACTCGCCGCGGCGGCCGCGACGCGGTTCGGGTTCGACCACGACGAGGCGCTTCGAGAACTGCTCTCGCCCGACTCGATCGGTGGCTGGCTCATCCTCCTGCTGGGCGTGCTGCCGATCATCGCCTTCTTCGAGGAGTTCCTCTTCCGGGCGGCGCTGATCGGCGTCCCCGCCGCCGCTGGCTTCGGTCTCTCGCCGTGGTTGCTCGCGGTCGGCTCCTCGATCGCGTTCGCGCTCGGCCACGGCATGCAGGGCTCCGTCGGAATCGTGGTCACCGGTCTCCTCGGATTCGTGCTCGCGGCCGTCTACATCGCCACCGGGAGCCTGCTTGTCGTCGTCGTCGCCCACTACCTGATCAACGCCCTCGAGTTCGTCGTCCACGAGGGATTCGGCCTCGAGTGGGCCGACACCCTCGAAAGCTAA
- the rnhB gene encoding ribonuclease HII, giving the protein MPFGVDEAGKGPALGSMFAAAVHCEEPSVLPDGIRDSKRLSPERREELAATLRSDDRLAIGVAEITPARIDDPETDMNSLAVASHAEAIEGTVSDLERAGDANGTISGLCDACDTDAERFARRVADACSLEGVAVDARHGADDESPLVGAASIIAKVERDAHIATLSDEYGPIGSGYPGDSTTRAFLASYVDEHRELPPFARESWSTCEDVLAAAEQTGLEQF; this is encoded by the coding sequence ATGCCATTCGGCGTCGACGAGGCCGGCAAGGGGCCCGCGCTGGGGTCGATGTTCGCCGCGGCCGTCCACTGCGAGGAGCCCAGCGTTCTCCCCGACGGCATCAGGGATTCGAAGCGACTCTCCCCCGAGCGGCGCGAAGAACTGGCGGCGACCCTGCGTAGCGACGATCGACTCGCGATCGGCGTCGCCGAGATCACGCCGGCGCGAATCGACGATCCCGAGACGGACATGAACTCGCTCGCGGTCGCGTCCCACGCCGAAGCGATCGAGGGGACGGTCAGCGACCTCGAGCGCGCCGGTGACGCGAACGGGACGATTTCGGGCCTCTGCGACGCCTGCGACACCGACGCCGAGCGCTTCGCTCGACGAGTCGCCGACGCCTGCTCGCTCGAGGGAGTTGCCGTCGACGCGCGTCACGGTGCCGACGACGAGTCGCCGCTGGTCGGCGCGGCCAGCATCATCGCCAAGGTCGAACGCGACGCGCACATCGCGACCCTCTCCGACGAGTACGGGCCGATCGGCAGCGGCTATCCCGGCGATTCGACCACTCGAGCGTTCCTCGCGTCCTACGTCGACGAACACCGCGAACTCCCGCCGTTCGCGCGCGAGTCGTGGTCGACCTGCGAAGACGTGCTCGCGGCCGCCGAACAGACCGGGCTCGAGCAGTTTTGA